In Arthrobacter sp. StoSoilB5, one genomic interval encodes:
- a CDS encoding ABC transporter permease gives MSIQGLPRTSPGLRVTGWARRGQSLLMNRSSTIMVAVAVTIIVGLPLMAMVAPLPHDPLRPDTDAIGIAPNGTHWFGTDGNGMDIFSRTIEAAKLDLPVALAATALSLVVGVPLGLFATSGKLGDAIMRVIDAFAALPIIVIAVVSIKLMGGGATDVVLAIAIVAAPRFVRLSRAAALALRSARYVEAAAAIGCSPIRIAFNHVFRNAYGVVLVQATLTAANALGTIAALNFLGVGVKPPTPTWGAMINDGVSMLIRGEWWAAAFPTLAMLLAIGSLNVIAGGIETKIERVERAR, from the coding sequence TCCGCGTACCTCGCCCGGCCTCCGCGTCACCGGGTGGGCCCGCCGAGGCCAGAGCCTCTTGATGAACAGGTCCAGCACGATCATGGTCGCCGTCGCGGTGACCATCATTGTGGGATTGCCGCTCATGGCCATGGTGGCTCCGCTGCCGCATGACCCGCTGCGTCCGGATACCGACGCAATCGGTATTGCACCCAACGGGACCCATTGGTTCGGAACTGATGGAAACGGGATGGACATTTTCTCCCGTACCATCGAGGCCGCGAAGCTGGACCTTCCCGTTGCCCTCGCCGCCACGGCACTCTCGCTGGTGGTTGGCGTCCCTTTGGGCCTGTTCGCAACAAGCGGCAAGCTCGGCGATGCCATCATGCGGGTCATTGACGCATTTGCAGCGCTTCCGATCATCGTGATCGCTGTAGTCTCCATCAAGCTGATGGGTGGTGGGGCAACGGACGTGGTCCTTGCGATCGCCATCGTGGCCGCGCCCAGGTTTGTGCGCCTTTCCCGCGCTGCGGCCCTGGCGCTTCGCTCCGCGCGCTACGTGGAGGCTGCGGCGGCGATTGGTTGTTCACCCATCCGCATCGCCTTCAACCACGTCTTCCGCAACGCTTACGGCGTGGTTTTAGTGCAAGCAACGCTTACCGCAGCCAATGCGCTCGGAACCATTGCTGCACTGAACTTCCTTGGCGTAGGCGTGAAGCCTCCTACACCTACGTGGGGGGCAATGATCAACGACGGCGTCAGCATGCTGATTCGTGGGGAATGGTGGGCTGCTGCCTTTCCCACGCTTGCCATGCTCCTGGCGATTGGTTCCCTGAACGTGATCGCCGGGGGAATCGAAACCAAGATCGAGCGAGTGGAAAGGGCACGATGA
- a CDS encoding ABC transporter ATP-binding protein: protein MMTGLHVQDLVTEFHSRGGVTRALHGISFDVGANEVVGIVGESGSGKSTVVRSVIKLLMPPGRVMEGTAEFHGQDLIRLPERQIRHIRGKEIGFVAQNPFSALNPVVRIEKQFANIAKAHGLRADAELRGRALDLLASSGVNQPERVMRGYAHELSGGMAQRVVIAMALYLNPRLVIADEPTTALDLTVQRQVLDTLTRLTKGSGRSMLIVTHDLGVVANYCDRVLVMYRGRIVEHGPVSEVFVRPKDPYTVSLLDSVVQPKAAVPRKVEPEAETPAGMQPKTSDKTNPTVLSPSRSA, encoded by the coding sequence ATGATGACAGGACTTCACGTACAGGACCTCGTCACCGAGTTCCACTCCCGCGGAGGTGTAACGCGGGCCCTGCACGGTATCTCCTTCGATGTCGGCGCCAACGAAGTCGTGGGCATCGTGGGCGAGTCGGGATCAGGGAAGTCCACTGTGGTGCGCTCGGTGATCAAGCTGCTGATGCCTCCCGGGCGTGTCATGGAAGGTACTGCCGAATTCCACGGCCAGGATCTGATCCGTTTGCCGGAGCGGCAAATCCGCCATATCCGTGGCAAAGAGATCGGCTTCGTGGCGCAGAACCCCTTCAGCGCATTGAACCCGGTGGTCCGCATCGAGAAGCAGTTCGCCAACATCGCCAAAGCGCACGGGCTTAGGGCGGACGCCGAATTACGTGGCCGGGCGCTCGACTTATTGGCCTCCTCCGGTGTCAACCAACCCGAACGTGTAATGCGTGGCTATGCGCACGAACTCAGCGGCGGAATGGCACAGCGCGTCGTCATCGCCATGGCGCTGTACCTCAACCCACGGTTGGTTATTGCGGATGAACCGACCACGGCCCTGGACCTCACCGTGCAGCGCCAGGTACTGGACACGCTCACCCGGTTGACGAAGGGGAGTGGCCGGTCGATGTTGATCGTCACCCATGACCTTGGAGTGGTGGCCAACTACTGCGATCGCGTCCTGGTGATGTACCGCGGCCGGATTGTTGAACATGGGCCCGTGTCCGAGGTTTTTGTCCGCCCAAAGGATCCCTACACCGTGTCCTTGCTCGACTCCGTGGTGCAGCCGAAAGCCGCTGTGCCCCGCAAGGTAGAGCCGGAAGCCGAGACGCCTGCCGGTATGCAGCCCAAGACTTCCGACAAAACGAATCCCACCGTTCTCTCTCCATCCAGGAGCGCCTAA
- a CDS encoding ATP-binding cassette domain-containing protein: MPIIELKDVRKTFRSPQGQLVTAVDGVSLAVERGETLGIIGESGSGKSTLGRLILRLIEADSGTILLEGEDIRDLSKAQLRKRRRRWQIVFQEPFASLNPRLTIRQIVEEPLIVAKTYGSRAERLRRVTETLEEVGLSPDFLGRRPANLSGGQQQRVGIARCLVTDPTLVVLDEPTSSLDLTIRASILRMLAKLQVARGLTYVFVSHDIDTVRHFCTSVAVMHRGRFVETGSTDDVLSNPQEPYTQALMSAAMPPIPYTPGAKEAMA; encoded by the coding sequence ATGCCCATCATCGAACTGAAGGATGTCAGGAAAACGTTCCGAAGCCCGCAGGGGCAACTCGTCACTGCGGTGGACGGAGTCTCACTTGCCGTGGAACGGGGCGAAACCTTGGGAATCATTGGGGAGAGTGGTTCCGGCAAGTCCACGCTGGGCCGCCTTATTCTCAGGCTCATTGAAGCTGATTCGGGCACGATCCTCCTGGAAGGCGAGGACATCCGGGACTTGTCGAAAGCACAGCTGCGGAAACGACGCCGGCGCTGGCAGATTGTGTTCCAGGAGCCTTTCGCGTCGCTGAACCCGCGTTTGACGATCCGCCAGATCGTCGAAGAGCCGCTGATCGTTGCGAAGACATATGGCTCCCGGGCTGAACGTCTGCGCCGCGTCACGGAAACGCTCGAAGAGGTGGGGTTGTCGCCGGACTTCCTGGGCAGGCGTCCCGCAAACCTCAGTGGTGGGCAACAGCAACGCGTGGGCATCGCCCGCTGCCTCGTGACTGACCCGACGCTGGTGGTCCTGGATGAACCGACGTCCTCGCTGGACCTGACGATCCGGGCATCCATCCTGCGCATGCTGGCCAAGCTACAGGTGGCCAGGGGGCTGACCTACGTCTTCGTTTCCCACGACATCGACACAGTCCGTCACTTTTGTACCAGCGTGGCTGTCATGCATCGCGGACGGTTCGTAGAAACGGGTTCCACGGATGACGTTCTTTCCAATCCCCAGGAGCCTTACACCCAGGCCCTGATGTCGGCGGCGATGCCTCCCATTCCGTACACCCCAGGAGCCAAGGAGGCCATGGCATGA
- a CDS encoding ABC transporter permease has translation MIRYILSRIAIALLLLLGLITLSFGLVSLLPGNPAVALLGEYATEADIARINSQLGLDKPFWERYFDYIGRTLNGDLGNSFFTGSSVSSEIWTRLPNTLVYLVPGLILALLIGMGMGTLAAYRYGRAADKAFTAGVSVLMAMPEFVLALLLLFIFYQQLHLAPAPLGMLSSSDIPPPKVTGSLALDAMLAGQWGTMQSILSRAVLPIITMGLFFAAPFGKTVRTGLLQVLNSPQIEFARACGLRPLQVFRYALSDVRGALMTYMVLLFAAALSGAAIVESVFSWPGVGGWSLDGVLKGDVPVIQGFVLIMGATSLLGYVLLDTLITLLDPRTRNNVISGVKRTSKLGPAAEPAVEPAVQQG, from the coding sequence ATGATCCGCTACATCCTCTCCCGTATTGCTATTGCGCTTCTGCTCCTGTTGGGGCTCATTACGCTGAGCTTTGGCTTGGTTTCCCTGCTCCCCGGTAATCCGGCTGTGGCGCTTTTGGGCGAGTACGCGACTGAAGCGGATATCGCCCGGATCAATAGCCAGCTTGGTCTGGACAAGCCTTTTTGGGAACGCTACTTCGATTACATCGGCCGGACGCTGAACGGGGATCTGGGAAATTCGTTCTTCACGGGAAGCTCCGTTTCCAGCGAGATCTGGACGCGGTTGCCCAACACGCTTGTCTATCTTGTGCCAGGGCTGATTCTGGCCCTGCTCATTGGAATGGGAATGGGCACCCTTGCGGCGTACCGATACGGCCGCGCAGCAGACAAGGCATTCACTGCAGGGGTCTCTGTCCTCATGGCCATGCCGGAGTTTGTCCTGGCGCTCCTTCTCCTCTTTATCTTCTATCAGCAACTCCATCTGGCCCCCGCACCCTTGGGCATGCTGTCCAGCTCCGATATCCCTCCACCTAAAGTCACGGGATCCCTGGCGCTGGATGCGATGCTCGCCGGGCAGTGGGGGACGATGCAGTCCATCCTCAGCAGGGCAGTGCTACCGATCATTACCATGGGCTTGTTTTTTGCGGCTCCCTTTGGAAAGACCGTCAGGACCGGTCTACTCCAAGTGCTTAACTCACCGCAGATCGAATTTGCGAGGGCATGCGGATTGAGGCCGCTACAGGTATTCCGCTACGCCCTCAGCGACGTGAGGGGAGCCTTGATGACCTACATGGTGCTGTTGTTCGCGGCCGCATTGAGCGGTGCGGCAATTGTGGAAAGTGTCTTCTCCTGGCCAGGCGTTGGTGGCTGGTCATTGGACGGGGTGCTTAAGGGCGATGTACCCGTCATCCAGGGGTTCGTGCTGATCATGGGTGCCACGAGCCTCCTTGGCTACGTGCTGTTGGACACCCTCATTACGCTGCTGGATCCCAGGACGCGCAACAACGTCATCAGTGGGGTAAAGCGTACCTCGAAGCTGGGTCCTGCCGCAGAGCCGGCTGTAGAGCCTGCCGTGCAGCAGGGCTAG
- a CDS encoding MBL fold metallo-hydrolase codes for MEEQLVETMSSDLPRSVAKGVTWMSSCLPFHLADRVIHGHNSTYLVQGEHSSILVDTGNPSSWPIISSTLDELLDGRELTYVFPTHPELPHTGNLPRLVEKYPNIQVVGDTRDYHLFYPQIVPNLHAKVPGDKVDLGGQEFVVVEALIRDLPNTQWGFAPGAGVLFTADGFCYMHRPELDDEDPVHLPGECGLTTGELQVPIAVENAAFFTGSALYWARFANDADAVYDRVLHLIDELGVTSVAPTHGNFISNIRDVEPIIRAGHKRAYRYETAQP; via the coding sequence ATGGAAGAACAACTCGTAGAAACGATGAGCAGCGACCTCCCACGCAGCGTCGCGAAGGGCGTCACGTGGATGAGTTCCTGCCTCCCGTTCCACCTGGCCGACCGCGTGATCCACGGCCATAACTCCACCTACCTGGTCCAGGGTGAACACTCGTCCATCCTGGTCGATACCGGTAACCCGTCCAGCTGGCCGATCATTTCAAGCACTCTGGATGAGCTGCTGGATGGACGCGAGCTGACCTACGTCTTCCCCACGCACCCTGAGCTTCCGCACACCGGAAACCTGCCAAGGCTCGTGGAGAAGTATCCGAACATCCAGGTGGTGGGCGACACCCGCGACTACCACTTGTTTTACCCTCAGATCGTTCCGAATCTCCACGCAAAGGTGCCCGGGGACAAGGTGGATCTTGGTGGGCAGGAGTTTGTGGTGGTGGAAGCCCTCATCCGGGACTTGCCCAACACCCAATGGGGATTCGCGCCTGGAGCCGGCGTGCTCTTCACCGCCGACGGCTTCTGTTACATGCACCGGCCCGAACTCGACGACGAAGACCCGGTACACCTCCCGGGCGAATGCGGTTTGACCACCGGCGAACTGCAGGTTCCCATCGCCGTCGAGAACGCGGCCTTCTTCACCGGAAGTGCCCTCTATTGGGCACGCTTCGCAAACGACGCAGACGCAGTATATGACCGCGTCCTTCACCTTATTGATGAACTCGGCGTCACATCCGTGGCCCCAACCCACGGCAATTTCATTAGCAACATCCGCGACGTGGAGCCCATCATCCGGGCCGGCCACAAGCGGGCATACCGCTACGAGACTGCACAGCCGTAG
- a CDS encoding ABC transporter substrate-binding protein, translating into MKSLRLLTGGAAIALTTTLVACGGPAPQSTATKSIESVVVAVGALPDSLTPAPWGGSASHVVLSGLGSQLLEYKVGTNDGKSCPAPSTEVSGRLAESAKPSPDGTGVIVTLRKLTSQFGNTLSAEDVRWSFDIGMKRQPVMKGTLKSSGFNVDNLVKVIDEHTLQLNTTGITSYTEESLQNNLFYIHDSTEAKKHATADDPTANAWLSKNLADYSGWKLEEFTPGASLTVTADPQWEGTRGTVKRVSVKAVQSTATRSQLVETGEVQVANGFEYDQYKSLEKSPGVTVLNCPSQTRDTMMINTKTGPLADPKVRHAVSMAIDREALIKGAYAGFGEPAGSIFPNVDDSAIYKFNKDEAKKLLNEAGYGSGFPMTLSYSVTRPGPVAAKSAVLIQSMLKEVGIDVQLQNVASSTDFSTALIDGRYQAVLYSEPIVIADPAFYSYAFYGTGAPSNSTGWSNPEFDKARSELAATPDQETDKRNALLKKMAGLVDEGAAILSLVETRGVLVTRDGLSGAVPLTNGQIHFNSLGR; encoded by the coding sequence ATGAAAAGTCTGCGTTTGCTCACCGGAGGCGCTGCAATAGCCCTCACCACAACCCTTGTTGCCTGCGGGGGTCCAGCCCCACAATCTACAGCTACCAAATCCATCGAAAGCGTTGTTGTTGCTGTGGGCGCACTGCCTGACAGCCTGACGCCGGCGCCTTGGGGAGGCAGCGCCTCGCACGTAGTGCTCAGTGGGCTCGGCTCGCAACTCCTCGAATACAAAGTTGGAACAAATGACGGCAAGTCGTGCCCAGCGCCGTCCACAGAGGTGTCCGGCCGCTTGGCCGAAAGCGCCAAACCAAGCCCGGACGGAACGGGCGTGATTGTCACTCTTCGCAAGCTCACCAGTCAGTTTGGCAACACATTGTCGGCCGAGGACGTCCGATGGAGCTTCGATATCGGCATGAAGCGTCAGCCGGTTATGAAGGGGACGCTGAAGAGCAGCGGCTTCAACGTTGACAACCTGGTCAAGGTGATAGACGAGCACACTTTGCAACTGAACACCACCGGAATTACCTCCTACACAGAAGAATCATTGCAAAACAACCTCTTCTACATCCACGACAGCACCGAGGCAAAGAAGCATGCCACGGCGGATGACCCCACCGCCAACGCCTGGCTTTCCAAGAACCTCGCCGACTACAGCGGCTGGAAGCTGGAAGAGTTTACTCCCGGCGCTTCCCTGACGGTGACGGCGGATCCTCAGTGGGAGGGCACTCGCGGCACGGTTAAGCGCGTGTCCGTCAAGGCTGTCCAGAGCACCGCTACCCGCAGCCAGCTGGTGGAAACCGGCGAAGTCCAGGTGGCCAATGGCTTTGAATACGACCAGTACAAGTCACTGGAGAAGTCTCCTGGCGTGACTGTCCTGAACTGCCCGAGCCAGACCCGCGACACCATGATGATCAACACGAAGACCGGTCCACTTGCCGATCCCAAGGTTCGGCACGCAGTCTCCATGGCCATCGACCGCGAGGCGCTGATCAAGGGTGCGTACGCTGGCTTCGGTGAACCCGCAGGTTCGATCTTCCCCAATGTCGATGACTCTGCGATCTACAAGTTCAACAAGGACGAGGCCAAGAAGCTGCTCAACGAGGCCGGATATGGCAGTGGTTTCCCGATGACCCTTAGCTACAGCGTTACGCGTCCGGGGCCCGTAGCCGCCAAGTCGGCGGTCCTGATCCAGTCCATGCTCAAGGAAGTCGGCATCGACGTCCAGCTGCAGAATGTGGCCAGCTCCACCGACTTCTCCACCGCGCTGATCGACGGCCGCTACCAGGCGGTGCTGTACTCGGAGCCGATCGTCATTGCCGATCCCGCCTTCTACAGCTACGCGTTCTACGGCACGGGCGCTCCCAGCAACAGTACCGGGTGGTCCAACCCCGAATTCGATAAGGCACGCAGCGAACTCGCGGCCACACCGGACCAGGAAACGGACAAGCGCAATGCCCTTCTCAAGAAGATGGCCGGGCTGGTGGACGAGGGCGCAGCCATTCTGTCGCTCGTTGAAACCAGGGGAGTGCTGGTCACCAGGGACGGCCTCTCGGGTGCGGTTCCACTGACCAATGGCCAGATCCACTTCAATTCCCTCGGCCGCTAG
- a CDS encoding isochorismatase family cysteine hydrolase: MIEICGKQVRDTLQELLDPATTALVVIDMQEGAVYAGGAIGDSGHDLSMMPAVAKRCGRAIESARKNGVPIFHIRVENLPDGASSPAAWLRALYTAANGRPIDLGRLSLRGDPATEFCAACMPEDGEVIITKRRPSAFVGTELALLLRSQGIESVALVGVSTGGCVEATLRDAVHNDFYAVLIEDAVGAYDTVVHDAALTVMRARHDVCTLDQAIEVWDSASASAGS, encoded by the coding sequence ATGATTGAAATCTGCGGAAAGCAGGTCCGCGACACCCTGCAGGAGTTACTGGACCCAGCCACCACGGCCCTTGTCGTTATCGACATGCAGGAAGGAGCGGTGTACGCCGGCGGCGCCATCGGCGATTCCGGCCACGACCTAAGCATGATGCCCGCCGTCGCCAAGCGCTGCGGCAGGGCGATTGAGTCTGCGCGGAAGAACGGCGTGCCGATCTTCCACATTCGGGTCGAAAACCTTCCCGACGGCGCCAGCTCGCCTGCCGCTTGGCTGCGGGCTTTGTACACGGCTGCCAACGGGCGGCCGATCGATCTTGGCAGGCTCAGCCTCAGGGGTGATCCGGCCACGGAATTTTGCGCCGCGTGCATGCCCGAAGACGGCGAAGTCATCATCACAAAGCGCCGCCCCAGCGCATTCGTAGGCACGGAATTGGCGCTCCTGCTACGGAGCCAGGGCATCGAATCAGTCGCTTTGGTAGGCGTCTCTACGGGCGGTTGCGTCGAGGCAACGCTGCGGGACGCGGTTCATAACGACTTCTACGCAGTCCTGATCGAGGACGCCGTGGGCGCCTACGACACCGTGGTCCACGACGCTGCGCTGACTGTCATGAGGGCCCGCCACGATGTCTGCACGCTGGACCAGGCCATTGAGGTGTGGGATTCGGCCAGCGCCAGCGCCGGCTCCTGA
- a CDS encoding MBL fold metallo-hydrolase: MNPRTAQRAAVTGAHSLIGDRVHRLGANIVLDENVSWCPPGTRTTQPVNCYLIKGDNGSVLVDTGIRLHEADIIRQLDSLLEQGEPLVVVLTRTEMECCLNLPAIEARFNVESVWYTGGITVPRMAASPQRIMVNPGTSREVEVMDGLTLEFVSPLMRLLPTLWIFDPVSKVLLTSDAFTHRYPGSSTAAAGLQKFQWFGRADTRGIARDVEETVLRREVEAIGPGYGEPIVGVGESAAEAAALAEAIRKVGIQ, from the coding sequence TTGAATCCACGCACAGCCCAACGGGCGGCGGTCACCGGCGCCCACAGCCTCATTGGAGACCGTGTTCATCGTTTGGGAGCAAATATCGTCCTGGATGAAAACGTCAGTTGGTGCCCTCCCGGCACCCGGACCACCCAGCCTGTCAATTGCTACCTCATTAAGGGAGACAACGGCTCGGTGCTGGTGGATACGGGTATCCGGCTTCATGAGGCCGACATCATCCGGCAGTTGGACTCACTCCTGGAACAGGGGGAACCGCTCGTTGTGGTGCTGACACGAACGGAAATGGAGTGTTGCCTGAACCTTCCGGCCATCGAAGCACGGTTCAACGTCGAATCGGTCTGGTACACCGGCGGAATTACGGTGCCGAGGATGGCTGCCTCACCGCAGCGCATCATGGTCAATCCTGGAACGTCGCGTGAAGTGGAGGTTATGGACGGCCTGACCTTGGAGTTCGTATCGCCGTTGATGCGGCTGCTGCCAACACTGTGGATCTTCGATCCAGTCTCCAAGGTGCTCCTGACCTCGGACGCATTCACCCATCGCTACCCAGGCAGCTCCACTGCCGCGGCGGGACTGCAAAAATTCCAGTGGTTTGGCCGGGCTGATACGCGCGGCATCGCAAGGGATGTTGAAGAAACAGTCCTCCGGCGGGAGGTTGAGGCAATCGGACCCGGGTACGGCGAGCCAATCGTTGGCGTGGGCGAATCTGCTGCCGAGGCCGCCGCCCTGGCCGAGGCCATCAGGAAGGTGGGTATCCAGTGA
- a CDS encoding MBL fold metallo-hydrolase: protein MSAEVSGGEPANGRVIAEGVHWLGGCLSANAEGQEVHYHVSSYLVVGSEASILVDTGDPAHRDTVLAELENALGSRSLDYVFPTHPEIPHAGNLPVLLERYPSAVVVGDVRDYGLHFPEYADRLQAKRAGESVDLGDREFHFLPAYIRDLENTLWGYDSGAGIMFVSDGFSYIHDIPGPDEDDEPVHLPGQCRLLSSEMPEPPSVEQAAYGTGRALYWTKFVDVGSAFRSIEESLENYPARLIGPAHGNVIDDVQGMLKTSLAAHRKVYEGRRV from the coding sequence GTGAGTGCCGAGGTTTCAGGCGGTGAGCCCGCCAACGGTCGCGTCATCGCAGAAGGTGTGCATTGGCTGGGCGGTTGCCTGTCCGCCAACGCCGAGGGACAGGAAGTCCACTACCACGTCTCGTCATACCTGGTGGTGGGCTCCGAAGCCTCGATCCTGGTGGACACGGGAGATCCCGCGCACAGGGATACGGTGCTGGCGGAACTGGAGAATGCGCTTGGAAGCCGATCGCTTGATTACGTGTTTCCAACGCATCCGGAAATCCCGCATGCTGGCAATCTTCCGGTTCTGCTGGAGCGTTATCCGTCGGCCGTCGTTGTGGGCGACGTTCGTGACTATGGGCTTCATTTCCCCGAGTATGCCGATCGTCTGCAAGCCAAGCGTGCTGGGGAGTCGGTTGACCTGGGGGACAGGGAGTTCCATTTCCTTCCGGCTTACATTCGTGACCTGGAAAACACTCTCTGGGGCTACGACTCCGGTGCGGGGATCATGTTCGTTTCCGATGGCTTTTCCTACATCCACGACATACCGGGACCGGATGAGGACGACGAACCCGTGCATCTGCCCGGGCAGTGCCGTTTGCTCTCCTCTGAGATGCCGGAACCGCCGTCCGTGGAACAGGCGGCGTATGGCACGGGCCGTGCCCTCTACTGGACCAAATTCGTTGATGTCGGCAGTGCGTTCCGAAGCATCGAGGAATCCTTGGAAAACTACCCAGCCAGGTTGATAGGGCCTGCCCACGGAAACGTCATTGACGACGTCCAGGGCATGCTCAAGACATCACTGGCTGCCCACCGCAAGGTTTACGAAGGGCGGCGGGTCTGA